The Xanthobacter flavus genome includes a window with the following:
- a CDS encoding CAP domain-containing protein: MRDTFLRRSLLAGAGLALLAAIAGCATTEQIDTQPAFYINLAKTGKPVDAAAAASLLSDYRTARGLPAVTIDDTLSRLAQDQANAMAKADNLSHEVGGRNFMTRIKASGYDAKRAVENVGAGYHTLAEAFSGWRDSPSHNKNMLEPGVTRMGIATANAPNSKYKVYWALILAQPDTPPAR, encoded by the coding sequence TCGCCGGTGCCGGCCTTGCGCTTCTCGCCGCCATCGCCGGCTGTGCCACCACCGAGCAGATCGACACCCAGCCGGCCTTCTACATCAACCTCGCCAAGACCGGTAAGCCGGTGGATGCCGCCGCCGCGGCCTCGCTCCTCTCCGACTACCGCACCGCGCGCGGGCTGCCGGCCGTGACCATAGATGACACGCTTTCCCGCCTCGCCCAGGACCAGGCCAACGCCATGGCCAAGGCGGACAACCTCTCCCACGAGGTGGGCGGGCGCAATTTCATGACCCGCATCAAGGCCTCGGGCTATGACGCGAAGCGCGCGGTGGAAAATGTGGGCGCCGGCTACCACACCCTGGCCGAGGCCTTCTCCGGCTGGCGCGATTCCCCCTCGCACAACAAGAACATGCTGGAGCCGGGCGTGACCCGCATGGGCATCGCGACGGCCAACGCGCCCAATTCCAAATACAAGGTCTATTGGGCGCTCATCCTCGCCCAGCCGGATACCCCGCCCGCGCGATGA